A DNA window from Phragmites australis chromosome 11, lpPhrAust1.1, whole genome shotgun sequence contains the following coding sequences:
- the LOC133885084 gene encoding uncharacterized protein LOC133885084 isoform X2: MDRPRDQTVAGVSSAPLVGEFVWDVVLWRRGRGDVSACLLAATVSSWLLFFGSGLGYTLLSLASTVLLLLLTVLFLWAKAARLLNRYCRCSDHPSIVPEIRRMHWQIHEVRLHEPADVRDGLPEIFHEMLGQGQGLGYRGTEGSMTCCCWLVLYFYKDLNWTVIDFVAFLPPRIWTCI; this comes from the exons ATGGACCGTCCTCGTGATCAaaccgtcgccggcgtcagtaGCGCACCTCTCGTCGGAGAATTCG TTTGGGACGTGGTGCTGTGGCGGCGAGGCCGGGGCGACGTCAGCGCCTGCCTGCTGGCGGCCACCGTCTCCTCCTGGCTGCTCTTCTTCGGCTCCGGCTTGGGCTACACGCTGCTGTCCCTCGCCTCCaccgtgctcctcctcctcctcaccgtcCTCTTTCTGTGGGCCAAGGCCGCGCGCCTCCTCAACAG GTACTGTCGCTGTTCTGACCATCCCAGCATTGTACCGGAAATACGAAGAATGCATTGGCAGATACATGAGGTTCGCCTACATGAACCTGCAGATGTACGAGATGGTTTACCAGAGATTTTCCATGAAATGCTTGGTCAAGGTCAGGGATTGGGTTATCGAGGTACTGAAGGATCCAtgacctgctgctgctggttggTTCTATACTTCTACAAGGATTTGAATTGGACAGTGATCGATTTTGTTGCTTTTTTGCCCCCTAGAATCTGGACATGTATATAG
- the LOC133885084 gene encoding reticulon-like protein B12 isoform X1, with the protein MDRPRDQTVAGVSSAPLVGEFVWDVVLWRRGRGDVSACLLAATVSSWLLFFGSGLGYTLLSLASTVLLLLLTVLFLWAKAARLLNRPEPPIPEMRVSQEIVDQVAALLHSGLNTVFSTFHDIVLGKDSVLFYQVFLCLWIISIAGSLTDFPTFCYTSTVAVLTIPALYRKYEECIGRYMRFAYMNLQMYEMVYQRFSMKCLVKVRDWVIEVLKDP; encoded by the exons ATGGACCGTCCTCGTGATCAaaccgtcgccggcgtcagtaGCGCACCTCTCGTCGGAGAATTCG TTTGGGACGTGGTGCTGTGGCGGCGAGGCCGGGGCGACGTCAGCGCCTGCCTGCTGGCGGCCACCGTCTCCTCCTGGCTGCTCTTCTTCGGCTCCGGCTTGGGCTACACGCTGCTGTCCCTCGCCTCCaccgtgctcctcctcctcctcaccgtcCTCTTTCTGTGGGCCAAGGCCGCGCGCCTCCTCAACAG GCCGGAGCCACCTATTCCAGAGATGCGTGTTTCGCAGGAGATTGTCGATCAAGTGGCAGCCCTGCTGCATTCCGGTCTCAACACGGTCTTCTCCACCTTCCATGATATAGTCCTAGGGAAGGACTCGGTTCTCTTTTACCAAGTCTTCCTTTGCTTATGGATCATTTCTATCGCTGGCAGCCTCACTGATTTCCCTACTTTCTGCTACACAA GTACTGTCGCTGTTCTGACCATCCCAGCATTGTACCGGAAATACGAAGAATGCATTGGCAGATACATGAGGTTCGCCTACATGAACCTGCAGATGTACGAGATGGTTTACCAGAGATTTTCCATGAAATGCTTGGTCAAGGTCAGGGATTGGGTTATCGAGGTACTGAAGGATCCAtga